The region GAATTTGACTTCAGGGCACATGATTCTGCATTCAAAGACAGATATCTGCAGTTACAAAATGTAAGGGTGAGATTTTTACCAACTGAGAAGAAAGACATCAGAGATATGGGTCCAATAGAAGAGGTGAAGATGCTGCACATTGTGTCCTAATTATGCTCTAGAGTCTAATTTATACTTAACCAGTTTGTGTGTCAAGCAGGTTGTTCCCAATTTGGTGAAACATAAATATTCAACGCCAACCCAAATCTCAACAATATATGACATGCAGGAGGTTTCTTTTCATATTATTTCTTCtccaaatgattttttttccctttaaaTTGAGCCTTGATGTTGATTTTCAAGGGGGAAATGACAACTCTTTTTGAATTGTGAATGCAGAAAAATATAGATGGAAAACATTACTATACATTTGAATATGTACTTACATCACCAAATTTCTCTAGTGCCTCCTTTACAACAGTTGCTATAGGAAATGGTAAGTATCAAGCCATCTCCATTAATGTCCTCTCCAAGCAATCCTAACTCAGTATGGACTACTCTGTCCTGTTAGCTTATATATGTTCATATGACAAAACATTCCATGCAGAAAAGATGATTGCAAGGGACACTGAtagaaaataaacaaaacatATGTGGCTCTGATCAAAAGACATGATAAAACTGATGGCATTTGCAGTTTCAGGAATGCTttgaaaagattaattcttcaaATGAAGCCAATTTCTTCTAAAATATGTGACTTTTGGGTGTCACAAAAACAGATATCAAAGCTAACATATAAATTTGTTTGAACTTGATTTCTTGCCCATGACTATGAGAAAGCTTAATAAATAGTATACCTTATGTGTTTAGACATCAGAAGCCAACTGCAGAAGGGTAATGACATGTTCTCTATCTAGTTAAAAGCTCAGTATTCATACTAGGATttcaaataacaataaaaagttGCTATTTTTTCACCGGAGCAAATATGTCTAGGTAATTCATGATGAAAGATGGGGGAATTGATAATATCTTGGTCTAGATTGAAGTTGCTTTATATAATGGTATCAATTGAAGTTGCATACTAGTTGTCAATTTGTTAGGTGAACACAGAAAtgtattaaaattatatttctaacacgttCCCTTATGCAAAAGGCTAGTGTTATTAAAAAGTGGAAAATGCAAGTTCGCCCATTTTATGCAGAAAttcaactcttttttttttaattaaaataatgggTCATCAATGATCAAATTCTTGACCACTTGATCACAAGGACTCTTAGTATCATTTCATAACCCGAGTATCCTATAAGAAGTTATATTTGTAACACTAGTAACCTGCACTTTTTACAGGAAGGTACTACACATTAATTGTGGGAGCCAATGAAAGGAGATGGAAAAGAGTACGAAATCAGCTTAAAGTGGTAGCAGACTCCTTTAGGCTCCTTGACATTTGATATGTTACAGGAGCATGTCCTAATTTGCCTACAGATTGATCAAGTTTGAAATATGTAAGTATATATCAAGAGCAACTTTTGTAAGTGAATGATATCATctgaaattttgttttttattttcctgCATGAATGTCCAAAGTTTCTTTAGTCTCGGCCTCCACATTTAGACTAATAATAGCTAGGTTAACTAAGCGCTTAATTAAACCGTTTACAAGTATCAGCTTGAGAGAGACACAAAAGcagtatttttttttgggtacatagACACACAAGCAGTCAAGCAGTATTCAACCGTccaatttaattataattgcaGTAAATTTAGAAAAATCCGATTGCAATGAATCTGAATAAGAGAGACACCGTTTGAAAATTAACACGTAAATAGATTTGGTATACAATTAAATTCATAGTGCTATATATGTTTATAATTAATTGCATGAGAAATCAATTTGGTATACAAAGTCAAATCTAATTAtacaattataaaaaaattctaattaTAAAGTCAAATCAATTTGGAATACAATTAAAATCAATTGCATAAGAGAACTTTCTGTAAACTCTATCGCTTGAGATTTATAAAATTTACAACTCATATTTATATACTATTAATTAAAATAGATTTCAACCAAAATAATTTCGTTGAtactttttttggttacaaatttCTTTGATATTAGAATTTAAAACTAAGATTTATAAGTTTGAAACTTTAATAAATTCATTCATAATATATATTCCATAATAAAATCAGAGAGGATCCCCTAAATGTCGTGAGTCGGTGAGTGTGTTTAGTGGATAATGAATGACCTTGACACACAATTAAAAACAAGTATATATTGGAATTTTCTGGAACtatcatttaaaatataaaaatcataattataaataaatgaaaatagaTTTCATTGAAATTAATTTGTTAGCTCCAACTAGTCATACGTATGATGTGGATATTCCTGAACAAGATTGCCCCCGAATAAGGACATCTGTCTTACgctaaaatatatattattgatttataatttgaaatttgaaagtttACTAAAGTTAATAAGGTAAACAAAGATTGCTAGGAGAGTAATTCAAGACACAAtctttttaaaattgattttcttCACACAAAACGTTAGTACTATAAAAATTAAAGGAGATCAAAGGAGTAGAATATATACTCCGTGAACCAACCAATAATTGACCTATTCGGTTCCTCTTCCGGTATTAAAGTGATACCATAAAACTTGTATTTTGGTTACAATATTTTATTGtaatactttttattttatttttacaagggaagaagaagtaatacttttttttgaacgtcAATTATAATACTTATAATTATGAATTAAGTAATGATATGCCTATAAAAAAAGATTAAGTGATGATATTAAATTTAATACATttcaattgattttattttaaattatacaatTATCAAAGTCatctcaataaataaataatgaatgTAGATGCAAGCAACGTATTTACTTTCCAATGAACTAACTTGCACATATATGTTAAAAAAACATCTTGCGAATATTGATACCAATTCAATATTGTATATAATTTCCAAGGAAAATTTAAAACCATAATACATAAATGAATAAGATATTGCTGAATTTGCTAAAACATccaaatattgaaaaaataaaaaaaataaaacttgaccTAAAAAATATTACTTCTAAAGTAGAATTCAAAGTGTCAAAGTCAAATCAATGAATTCTACATCACAATGACTTTTTCGACTAAATTTTTCATCATCAGATGAAAAGTTACCTAGCAGATCAAGCTCCTTTTTGATCTTCGGTTCGGTTGATCTGATGGATTTGAATAACAATGGTGATGGAGGAAATGGACCTAAATTGAGGGTGCTGAAAATCTCTTCTCTCTTCAGTGCCGCACGTTCTTTCTTGTGGGCATTCTGATGTCCACCCAGTGCTTGGCCGCTACGGAATGTTTTGTCACAAAACTTGCAAGAAAATATCCTTGTTGTTGCTGGTGCATCCGATGTAGGAAGACCACCTTCCCTCTTACATCTAAAATTGTTTTGAAAGAACGTCATTGCAGTATGTTGTTCAAGTTTGTTGTTAGAGTACGTGAGGAATGGATGTTGTCTTTTTAAAGTAAAACAAGCAGAACATATAAAaggaaataatataaaatttattaccGAAATATATTTCACGTTGTATATATATGTAAGCAATCTTTTACTTCAAAGGGACCATCAATACGTTCAGAAAAAATACCATAATTTATACACAAATTTACAAATAAAATGGCACAATCTTTTTAAATTgatctttttaatttatttatatgcaATATACATTTATAATCTTTTATTccatatattgattatattccACACACAAAAAATAGAAACGCGTAGGCAccaaaagaacaaaaaatagAAACGCATAATCCATCAAAGGCGGTGAGTGATTTTagggtgtaattttttttttttttcaaatggaaGGTAGGGGTAATTAATTTGATAcaccctttcaaaaaaaaattgatacacaattaaaattaattgcatAATAGAATTGGTAACTCTATCGCTTTATTTgccaaaaaaaaccaaaaaaaactcTATCACTTAagatttataaaatttaaaacacaaaaatatatattaattaaaatatactttttttttgttacaatgagAGACCTAGCTCCGATAACATACTAATTAAGGAACTACAGACCCTACAAGAGggtaagggcccgtttggtgtgacgtatagtataaggcctgatagtataaggcctgatagtattaggcctgatagtataagccctgataattttcttatactatacagcgtttggacatacactgtataatttactatatcgtttaaattaatgcaattttatgtttaatgaagtattgaataatgatataaaataaaaatcaaatatggaggtgattataacggtggtggcggtggtgatggaagtagtggtaggttggtggtggtggtggcaatggtggtaggttggtgttggtggcggtggtggtgacagtggagataggttggtggtggtggtggcagcgatggtggttgtggtggtggtgatgatagggtggtggtggtggtggtaaggcggtggcggctacagtggagggtggaggcaatggtggtggtggtggcggcgataggtgtaagatcaagatctggtcatgtggtacaactctatgttttgatgataacaagtatttatttgtggatgaacaactatgatactctaatgtttgtcttgagtgttttgacaaacaggttctgattctgacaccagaagatatattcgtcagaagatctgaggatcagaggatcagaaggatcagaggatctgaagatcagaggatcagaagatcagaggatctgaagatcagaggatcagaagatctgaggatcagaagatctgaagaccagaagctctgagggaccagaggctctgaaggttcagaagctctgaaggtccagaagcagaagttacgaaggtcagaggatccaagcatccctctgactctgatcaccaagcttcacaagttccaacacgaagcataactctgatcagaagtcattggttaaaggcaaatgtctctatcaagaagtacaagagcagtgtactattctgaaaagcctacctaccaaggttcagccacagcaggttctggaagttccagaaatgccctccaacggtcatattctctcaacagaaatatcctttgcaccttggactataaaaggctgaagaaaagaagaaagctaagagagaaaaaccaagagctgcaatacaagaaaagattcaagcctctactttcttcatctgttcttatttagtttacactcagcttatttagaagcaaacctttgtaaacaccaacctcaaacagttgtttgattttccttaagggaccgggtaggtcagtatccttaagaagactaagagagtgaatcttagtggtgattcctttaggagatcaaggttgatcggatcctagagaagactaagagagtgaatcttagtgagagctaagtcagtgtattgttagtcacttgtaggtttcaagtgcagttgtaacaattatctgattagtggattgccttcattctaagaaggaagaaatcaccttaacgggtggactggattagcttgagggatttatcaagtgaaccaggataaaatacttgtgtgcttctttcttctctctatctttatccgctgcaccatctatcgtagagaaaccgaaaagatttactttaaatcttaaggggaaagtttttatattcaaaacgctattcaacccccccttctagtcgtttttcacaccttcaattggtatcagagcgcaagttctgattaccacacttaacagtgttcagtagatccgggccagtgtgaaaaactcatggattccaccactactacaagcaaatatcaatacagtgcaagaccacctatctttgatggtcagagatttgatttctggaaagacagaatcaaaagcttctttcttggctttgatcctgatctttgggattttgttgttgatggctacacccctcctgttgatgtacatggtgtaaagatcccaaggaagaagatgagtgaagatcaaaagaaggagttcagagatcatcaccgatcaagagctattctgcaaagtgccatttcatatgaagaatatgagaaaattactgatcgtgattccgccaagggcatctttgaatccttgaagatgtctcatgaaggaaacaagaaagtgaaagaatcaaagacactgtctttgatccagaaatatgaatccttccaaatggaacctgacgaatccattgaggatatgttttccagattccagttgattattgctggaataagacccctcaacaatagctacaccactgcggatcatgtcatgaggatccttagaggtcttcctgaaagctggatgcctttgataacttccttggagctaactagagatgttgagcagatgagtttggaagaactcataagcatactgaagtgtcatgaactaaagcgtgctgaacatcaggatcagaagaagaagtctatagccttgaaatccaaatctgaaaaggctaaggctctccaagcagaagcagaagaatccgaagaagcctctgaagattctgatgaagatgagctgactctgatatccagaaagctcaactgcatctggaagcacaggcagagcaaattcaaaggctcatcaaaggacaaaaagtcaaagaagcacctcaagaccaagaagagtctgatggtgacttttgatgaatcagagtcagaggatgttgactctgatggtgaagtccaaggactcatggccattgtcaaagacaaaggagcagagtcaaaggaagttgttgactctgactcagaatcagaaggagatccagactctgacgatgaaaatgaggtatttgattctttctcaacttctgaacttaaagatgctttgtctgaaattatggataaatataactctctcttgactaagcataaaaggttgaaaaagaatttctctactgcctctgaaacttctgttgaacatgagaaaattatttctgatttgaaaaatgataatcatgctttgatcaattctaactctgtgcttaagaaccagattgctaagttagaagaaattgttgcatgtgatgcctctgattgtagaaatgaatctaagtatgaaaagtcttttcaaagattcctggctaaaagcgtagacagaagcttaatggcttcaatgatctatggcgtaagcagaaatggaatatatggcattttctattctaaaccttctgaagttgctgcatcatctcttaagaaaggaactttctctatgtcaaaatatcatgctcaaattcctttacattatcctgttgaaagacccaaagttgtcagaacttctgggctaactaacaagaaaggacccagaaagtgggtacctagggataagattatatatgttgcagatatcttcaataggtccatcgaaactccaaccatggaacctggacagtggatgcaggcaacacatgacgggagaaaggcatatgtcccaagatccaaaacttgaacctgaaggtgaagttaatcttggaggcatcagtagagtaagatttggtcaagtcaaagctagctgaaaaagcttgcagagatgagcatgaccgtttcagaaagaaacaaagactcagaacttgtcgaaccagaagcaacaacatcagaagatgctactacaacttctgacttgcgtcatcagaagaagagtaggttcctagcttctcattctgaagtatctaaagatgaaattctgtccagaacggagatgtcaccagaaccacacttctgctctcatcagaagatatgctaatcagaagccaagtatcccttggtattccttctgagggggagtatttcgtcttatgctcttactattttttttccaccttcattctttttgcttatgacaaaaagggggagaacttatagtatcttgacaactcctatattatttagctcagaatctagatattactaacgttgatattaagtactagattcagggggagcttagctcagaatcaagcacgagtcttggattcagaaggagcaagataaactatacacatcaggataagttttaactctgatacctaatactctgagtgtattcagtttaattgtttagagttgttcatcaaaatacatagttttgtcatcatcaaaaagggggagattgtaagatcaagatctggtcatgtggtacaactctatgttttgatgataacaagtatttatttgtggatgaacaactatgatactctaatgtttgtcttgagtgttttgacaaacaggttctgattctgacaccagaagatatattcgtcagaagatctgaggatcagaggatcagaaggatcagaggatctgaagatcagaggatcagaagatcagaggatctgaagatcagaggatcagaagatcagaggatctgaagatcagaggatcagaagatctgaggatcagaagatctgaagaccagaagctctgagggaccagaggctctgaaggttcagaagctctgaaggtccagaagcagaagttacgaaggtcagaggatccaagcatccctctgactctgatcaccaagcttcacaagttccaacacgaagcataactctgatcagaagtcattggttaaaggcaaatgtctctatcaagaagtacaagagcagtgtactattctgaaaagcctacctaccaaggttcagccacagcaggttctggaagttccagaaatgccctccaacggtcatattctctcaacagaaatatcctttgcaccttggactataaaaggctgaagaaaagaagaaagctaagagagaaaaaccaagagctgcaatacaagaaaagattcaagcctctactttcttcatctgttcttatttagtttacactcagcttatttagaagcaaacctttgtaaacaccaacctcaaacagttgtttgattttccttaagggaccgggtaggtcagtatccttaagaagactaagagagtgaatcttagtggtgattcctttaggagatcaaggttgatcggatcctagagaagactaagagagtgaatcttagtgagagctaagtcagtgtattgttagtcacttgtaggtttcaagtgcagttgtaacaattatctgattagtggattgccttcattctaagaaggaagaaatcaccttaacgggtggactggattagcttgagggatttatcaagtgaaccaggataaaatacttgtgtgcttctttcttctctctatctttatccgctgcaccatctatcgtagagaaaccgaaaagatttactttaaatcttaaggggaaagtttttatattcaaaacgctattcaacccccccttctagtcgtttttcacaccttcaatagggtggtggttgtggtgtcggtggtggcaatagagtggtggcgacaattatggtggtggtggcgatagggtggtggttgtggtggcggtagggcggtggcggtggcggcaacatcggtggtggcggtggtggcagcgatggtggttgtggtgttggcgacgatagagtgtggtggtggtagtaaggcggtggcggcttagtagggtggtggtgacggtggagggtggaggcaatggtggtggtggtggtggtggcgatagggtggtggttgtggtgtcggtggtggcggcgattatggtggtggtggcgatagggttgtggtggcggcgattatggtggtggtggcggtagggcggcggtggtggtggtggtggcaacaccagtggtgacggtagggcggtggtggcggcggcggcggtgatcggatggtggtggtggtggtggtggtgccaatggtggtgtaagttggcagcaatagagggtggtggtgatggtgacttatacgtcgcaaccttatcatgtcttatccatcactcacatgatggattaaataatacgtcattttaacgtataaggtgactttgatggataagcttatacaatacaatgtcatcaccaaacaatggataaactcataatgtattgtataagcttatactatcatgcctaatacggcgtgccaaacgagccctaaggAAAAGGCTCCATGTCTCGCGGTAACAACGAATCACACTCGCCCTCAAGTAAATTAAATCCTATAAAttagttaaaatatatttcaattaaattgaaaaaatatgttTCCAAGTTAAGGAAAGTTTGAAACTGAATCAAattcaataataatatataattttgCTGCTTGAATTTGTTaaaattcaaatcttatcaTAAACTACCTTCGTTCCTATTTAAGTAGtgcaattattttattttattttcaggaaagtattatttgttttcctatttcacTCTTTAATATGTATTTtatatttccttatttattgttcctgcaaagatatttttttgaaaaatattatttaatactcACTTGAAATTCTAAGTAGACAAATATATATGAacacatttttttcttcaaagttgaTAGTTAATAAGGAACAAATCGAATCGAT is a window of Lotus japonicus ecotype B-129 chromosome 5, LjGifu_v1.2 DNA encoding:
- the LOC130718291 gene encoding photosynthetic NDH subunit of lumenal location 1, chloroplastic, which translates into the protein MAVSSCSLSWTSPCVSHKLNLPHSNHLPRITSTSHSNNVSCATETTSSEESHSQRRLLLLGIGAITANLQPTRLLFAEEIPDRYRAFVDYSDGYSYVYPSDWKEFDFRAHDSAFKDRYLQLQNVRVRFLPTEKKDIRDMGPIEEVVPNLVKHKYSTPTQISTIYDMQEKNIDGKHYYTFEYVLTSPNFSSASFTTVAIGNGRYYTLIVGANERRWKRVRNQLKVVADSFRLLDI